One Ctenopharyngodon idella isolate HZGC_01 chromosome 9, HZGC01, whole genome shotgun sequence DNA window includes the following coding sequences:
- the LOC127518388 gene encoding uncharacterized protein LOC127518388 isoform X16, translating into MYNILIFILMLKGGFCYKSQVQRGVDVSLRCEVSFLPESSTLQWEKDGQQTSNTTLLYNNSAYIILHTVDEKNEGKYYCRLMEDGRVKTVRIHTLTVSSNSFTGNNNNTIYRQSSNNSDVSLVCKSVKKYERWKWTWEPRPDSQIIDLIAVEKGGDVQVKGPIKPGRLSSTIFNSQLFIFHISPVNFNYSGTYRCITNDQKIPYTTTMLRTIRVSVEPPDGVLRNQSVILTCEVSEVTDSVTLVWLRMEGNRGVLEKQQIMTENKLQLTVNLSRYETEPLHWQCAVFTENELRALAPITISLSSSTTNAPKDIMTQDSHLQMGIVVACVVTGCVLILTLGLLVFKCQRKTGELISETVKEGEDAP; encoded by the exons GTCTCTTTCCTGCCTGAATCCTCAACATTGCAGTGGGAGAAAGACGGACAACAAACATCCAACACCACTCTACTGTACAACAACTCTGCCTACATCATCTTACACACCGTTGATGAAAAGAATGAAGGGAAATATTACTGTAGATTGATGGAAGATGGAAGAGTAAAAACTGTTAGGATTCACACGCTTACTGTCAGTTCAa attCATTTactggaaataataataatacaatttacaGACAAAGCTCTAATAATAGTGACGTATCACTGGTCTGCAAGTCTGTCAAGAAGTATGAAAGATGGAAATGGACCTGGGAGCCGAGGCCTGATTCACAGATCATTGATCTGATAGCAGTTGAAAAAGGAGGAGACGTTCAAGTAAAAGGACCAATTAAACCAGGAAGACTTTCTTCAACCATTTTCAATAGTCAACTTTTTATCTTTCACATCTCACCTGTGAACTTTAATTATAGTGGGACATACAGGTGTATTACAAATGATCAAAAGATTCCCTACACAACCACAATGCTAAGAACCATCAGAG TCTCAGTGGAGCCCCCTGATGGTGTGTTGAGGAATCAGTCAGTGATTCTTAcctgtgaagtttctgaagtgaCTGATTCAGTGACGCTGGTCTGGCTCAGGATGGAGGGGAACAGAGGAGTGCTGGAAAAACAGCAAATTATGACTGAAAACAAGTTACAGCTCACAGTGAATCTATCCAGATATGAAACAGAGCCGCTGCACTGGCAGTGTGCAGTTTTTACTGAGAATGAACTCAGAGCTCTGGCCCCTATAACAATCAGTCTTTCCTCATCAACTACTAATGCTCCAA AAGACATCATGACACAGGACAGTCATCTACAGATGGGGATCGTCGTGGCGTGTGTTGTCACTGGCTGTGTGCTGATTCTGACGCTGGGACTTCTAGTTTTTAAATGTCAGCGAAAAACAGGTGAGCTGATCTCAGAGACAGTAAAAGAAGGAGAAGATGCTCCATAG